Proteins from one Elgaria multicarinata webbii isolate HBS135686 ecotype San Diego chromosome 3, rElgMul1.1.pri, whole genome shotgun sequence genomic window:
- the LOC134396071 gene encoding zinc finger protein RFP-like: protein MAGAWSPVQDLCEEATCSICLEYFKDPVMVTECGHNFCRACLSKYVGEKDTEASCPQCRGTFQKGNLRPNRQLAKITEIAKKFRDEEVKRAEEKGGVCERHQEPLKLFCKDHETPLCLVCDRSKEHEHHKVVPLEEASREYKDLIRRRLEILREERERILAYKAETEKENKELLKETRAEREKAVAQFRQLQQLLEEQEKLLLAQIEGLEEQIARRRDEHQAKLSEELSSLESLIQELEEKGQQPASELLQDMRNTLQRSEKEAFENPAAFPPELKQKIWDFHEINPFLERVVKQFKDALLPGLPPMKANVTLDPDTAYPSLILSEDHKSVRSGEKWQDVPDNPERFGKLQFVLGREGFMAGRHFWEVSGGSEGEWAVGVARESVRRKGWIDFSPKEGIWVVGCYGGEYWASNPPLSPHLSLSGKLKKIRVILNCAGGRVSFYDADRGILLCTFSGASFAGETILPLFYVTAKAPLSISP, encoded by the exons ATGGCTGGTGCTTGGAGTCCCGTCCAGGATCTCTGTGAAGAAGCCACTTGTTCCATCTGCCTGGAGTATTTCAAGGATCCAGTAATGGTTACAGAGTGTGGCCACAATTTCTGTCGAGCCTGCCTGAGCAAGTATGTGGGGGAGAAGGACACAGAGGCCTCCTGCCCCCAGTGTAGAGGAACCTTCCAGAAGGGGAACCTCAGGCCAAATAGGCAGCTGGCTAAGATTACTGAAATTGCCAAGAAATTCAGAGATGAGGAGGTAAAGCGGGCAGAAGAGAAGGGGGGAGTCTGTGAGAGGCACCAGGAGCCCCTGAAGCTCTTCTGCAAAGATCATGAAACCCCCCTCTGCCTGGTGTGTGACAGATCCAAGGAGCATGAACATCACAAGGTGGTTCCTCTGGAGGAGGCTTCCCGGGAGTACAAG GATCTGATCCGTCGTCGCCTGGAGATtctcagggaagagagagaaagaattctgGCATATAAGGCAGAAACAGAAAAGGAGAATAAAGAACTTCTT aaggaaaccagagcagagagggaaaaggcagtggctcagttcagacaactccAGCAGCTTCTGGAGGAACAAGAGAAACTTCTGCTGGCCCAGATAGAAGGCTTAGAGGAGCAGATTGCCAGGAGAAGGGACGAGCACCAGGCCAAACTCTCTGAAGAACTCTCCTCTCTTGAAAGCCTCATCCAGGAGTTGGAGGAGAAAGGTCAGCAGCCAGCGAGTGAACTCCTGCAG GACATGAGAAACACCTTGCAGAG GAGTGAGAAGGAGGCATTTGAGAATCCAGCAGCTTTCCCTCCAGAGCTGAAGCAGAAGATCTGGGACTTCCATGAAATAAATCCCTTTCTGGAGAGAGTCGTGAAGCAATTCAAAG ATGCGCTGCTACCTGGACTACCTCCGATGAAAG caaacgtcactctggatccagacacagctTATCCCAGCCTCATCCTGTCTGAGGATCATAAAAGCGTGAGAAGCGGAGAGAAATGGCAAGATGTTCCCGACAATCCTGAGAGATTTGGCaaattgcagtttgtcctgggaCGTGAGGGATTCAtggcaggcagacatttctgggaagtCAGTGGGGGAAGTGAGGGTGAATGGGCTGTGGGGGTCGCCAGAGAGTCTGTGAGGAGAAAAGGCTGGATTGATTTTAGTCCTAAGGAAGGGATCTGGGTTGTGGGGTGTTATGGAGGTGAATACTGGGCTTCCAACCCCCCTCTTTCCCCTCATTTGTCCCTGAGTGGGAAGCTCAAGAAGATCCGAGTGATTCTGAATTGTGCTGGGGGACGGGTGTCCTTTTACGATGCTGACAGGGGGATCCTCCTCTGCACCTTCTCTGGAGCCTCCTTTGCAGGAGAGACAATTCTGCCCCTCTTTTATGTAACAGCGAAGGCCCCCCTCAGCATCTCTCCTTAA